The following coding sequences are from one Synechococcus sp. HK05 window:
- a CDS encoding glycosyltransferase family 9 protein has product MRVLFLVPGSVEAQLHCLPAAAQVAEGLGAQIQVACAPAAASAWSLLPAVEKLIPFDFNGNPTLADWANLLGNVREPDFQACINLASGRQVDLMLSMSHIPTRVAAGGFSATSTVTAGSGWPAQTMAAYLSPLGLSLDANSFRLALPKPALEQAATQLPAGQGPALLLAPAGGASDWPSQRWQELPDQVRAKLPDLRVVQAKGSGKLLERAAQVASCDVVLSSDPITTELALLAGMPLVALGRDAASLPNRQGVQAVGQAGQLDQLHSAAVLTALGLG; this is encoded by the coding sequence ATGCGCGTTCTGTTTCTGGTTCCAGGCAGCGTTGAAGCTCAGCTCCACTGCCTGCCGGCAGCGGCACAGGTGGCTGAAGGGCTCGGAGCCCAGATCCAAGTGGCCTGTGCGCCAGCCGCGGCCAGTGCCTGGAGCCTGCTACCGGCGGTGGAGAAGCTGATCCCGTTCGATTTCAACGGCAACCCCACGCTGGCCGATTGGGCCAACCTGCTGGGGAATGTGCGCGAGCCCGACTTCCAGGCCTGCATCAACCTGGCCAGCGGGCGCCAGGTGGATCTGATGCTCTCGATGAGCCACATCCCAACCCGGGTGGCCGCAGGCGGCTTCTCCGCCACCAGCACCGTGACCGCAGGCAGCGGTTGGCCTGCCCAGACCATGGCCGCCTATCTGAGCCCCCTTGGCCTGAGCCTCGACGCGAACAGCTTCCGTCTCGCCCTGCCCAAACCAGCGCTGGAGCAGGCCGCCACGCAACTTCCGGCGGGCCAGGGGCCAGCCCTCCTGCTTGCCCCCGCAGGCGGTGCCTCCGATTGGCCCAGCCAGCGCTGGCAGGAGCTGCCGGATCAGGTGCGCGCCAAGCTCCCCGACCTGCGGGTAGTGCAGGCCAAGGGCAGCGGCAAGCTGCTTGAGCGCGCCGCCCAGGTGGCCAGCTGTGATGTGGTGCTGAGCAGCGATCCGATCACCACCGAGCTGGCACTGCTGGCGGGCATGCCGCTGGTGGCCCTGGGCCGTGATGCCGCCAGCCTGCCCAACCGCCAGGGTGTGCAGGCCGTGGGCCAGGCCGGCCAGCTGGATCAGCTCCACAGCGCCGCGGTGCTCACCGCCCTCGGCCTGGGATGA
- a CDS encoding Ppx/GppA phosphatase family protein has translation MSEASSHSIGSSIRPVAGIDIGTNSIHLLVAAVDTELRTFSVILTEKSTTRLGERDPETGDLSPDAIERAFTTLRHCRELAASHGVDPGDVVTAATSAVREAPNGRDFLQSIQEQLGLEVDLVSGPEEARLIYLGVLSGMAFGDQPHLILDIGGGSTELVLADGRDARVLTSTRVGAVRLQRDFVREEPLPAKRVEFLRAFIQGSLEPAVLQVRQQLKAGEQPVMVATSGTAMAIAALAAADEPRPPLRMQGYRVSRQRLDQLVERLLGLTPAQRRALPALNERRAEIIVPGALILQTAMEMLGASELVICERALREGLIVDWMLRNDLIVDRFAFQSSIRQRTVLHLAQRYKVDVPRAERVAAYVQSLYSQSQGLLHSDDGSGRQLLWAAAMLHSCGQHINTGAYHKHSWYLIRHGELLGYSDSEHLMVAAIARYHRRSLPKKRHESWQLIEGREQRRTVAAMALLLRLAVALDRRPEPVLAGLQLRREGDNRCAIRLEPMHAGQDLSLERWSLAACAAAVEEAVGVRLSVEER, from the coding sequence GTGAGCGAGGCATCCAGCCACTCCATCGGGAGCTCCATTCGCCCCGTGGCGGGGATTGATATCGGCACCAATTCGATCCACCTGCTGGTGGCAGCGGTGGACACCGAATTGCGCACCTTCTCGGTGATCCTCACGGAGAAATCCACAACGCGGCTGGGGGAGCGCGATCCCGAAACCGGTGATCTCTCGCCGGATGCGATCGAACGGGCCTTCACCACCCTGCGCCACTGCCGCGAGCTGGCGGCCAGCCACGGGGTGGACCCCGGTGATGTGGTCACCGCGGCCACCAGCGCGGTGCGTGAGGCCCCCAACGGGCGCGATTTCCTGCAATCCATCCAGGAGCAACTCGGCCTGGAGGTGGATCTGGTGAGCGGCCCGGAAGAGGCCCGCCTGATCTATCTGGGTGTGCTCTCGGGCATGGCCTTCGGGGACCAGCCCCACCTGATCCTCGATATCGGTGGTGGTTCCACCGAGTTGGTGCTGGCCGACGGCCGCGATGCCCGCGTGCTCACCAGCACCCGTGTGGGTGCGGTGCGGCTGCAGCGTGATTTCGTTAGGGAGGAGCCGCTGCCTGCCAAGCGGGTGGAGTTTCTCAGGGCGTTCATCCAAGGCTCCCTGGAGCCAGCGGTGCTGCAGGTGCGCCAACAGCTGAAGGCCGGGGAACAGCCGGTGATGGTGGCCACCAGCGGCACGGCGATGGCGATTGCTGCCCTGGCTGCGGCGGATGAACCACGGCCGCCCCTGCGCATGCAGGGGTATCGGGTGAGCCGGCAGCGGCTCGATCAGCTGGTGGAGCGTTTGCTTGGGCTGACTCCGGCCCAGCGCCGCGCTTTACCAGCCCTGAATGAACGGCGCGCCGAAATCATCGTGCCCGGGGCGCTGATCCTGCAGACCGCCATGGAGATGCTCGGTGCGTCGGAACTGGTGATCTGCGAGCGGGCCCTGCGGGAGGGGCTGATCGTGGATTGGATGCTGCGCAACGATCTGATCGTGGATCGCTTCGCCTTCCAGAGCAGCATCCGCCAGCGCACGGTGCTGCATCTGGCTCAGCGCTACAAGGTGGATGTGCCGCGGGCCGAGCGGGTGGCGGCTTATGTCCAAAGCCTCTACAGCCAGAGCCAGGGGCTGCTGCACAGCGACGACGGCAGTGGCCGTCAACTGCTCTGGGCGGCCGCCATGCTCCACAGCTGCGGCCAGCACATCAACACGGGCGCATATCACAAGCACAGCTGGTATCTGATTCGCCATGGCGAGCTGCTGGGCTACTCCGATAGCGAGCACTTGATGGTGGCGGCGATCGCCCGCTACCACCGCCGCTCACTGCCCAAGAAACGGCATGAGTCGTGGCAGCTGATCGAAGGGCGCGAGCAGCGCCGCACCGTGGCGGCCATGGCCCTGCTGTTACGCCTGGCTGTGGCGCTCGATCGCCGGCCTGAGCCTGTGCTCGCTGGTCTGCAGCTGCGGCGCGAGGGCGACAACCGCTGCGCGATCCGCTTGGAGCCGATGCATGCCGGTCAGGATCTCAGCCTGGAACGCTGGAGCCTGGCGGCGTGTGCAGCGGCGGTGGAGGAAGCGGTGGGCGTGCGCCTCAGCGTGGAGGAGCGCTGA
- a CDS encoding N-acetylmannosamine-6-phosphate 2-epimerase: MLPERAQLQGGLIVSVQAPEGSPMRQNEVIAAMAEASLNNGAVGVRLESPEHIGAVRRRCPEALIVGLWKRTFPDSPVYITPGWEEIQAVWAAGADVIALDATERVRPDGAVLADLVRRARTDLGAVLMADVDSLANGLAAASIGCQWVGTTLFGYTEATTVLKPPAWDLIPELRRQLPADTLLICEGGLASADQAVQARSLGADAVVVGTAITGVDLQVAAYQRALNAF, translated from the coding sequence GTGCTGCCTGAACGCGCCCAACTGCAGGGCGGCCTGATCGTGTCCGTGCAGGCACCAGAAGGGTCGCCGATGCGCCAGAACGAGGTGATTGCTGCCATGGCGGAAGCGAGCCTCAACAACGGTGCGGTGGGTGTGCGGTTGGAGAGCCCCGAGCACATCGGTGCCGTGCGGCGCCGCTGCCCGGAGGCCCTGATCGTGGGGCTGTGGAAGCGGACATTCCCCGATAGCCCCGTCTACATCACGCCGGGCTGGGAGGAGATCCAGGCGGTTTGGGCGGCAGGGGCCGATGTGATCGCGCTCGATGCCACCGAGCGGGTTCGCCCCGATGGCGCCGTACTCGCCGATCTGGTGCGGCGTGCCCGCACCGATCTGGGCGCCGTGCTGATGGCGGATGTCGACAGCCTTGCCAATGGCCTGGCGGCAGCATCGATTGGCTGCCAATGGGTGGGCACCACGCTGTTTGGCTACACCGAAGCCACCACGGTGCTGAAGCCCCCCGCTTGGGATCTCATCCCTGAGCTGCGGCGGCAACTGCCGGCCGACACCCTGCTGATCTGTGAAGGAGGTCTTGCCAGTGCCGACCAGGCCGTGCAGGCCCGCAGCCTTGGCGCCGATGCCGTGGTGGTGGGGACCGCCATCACCGGAGTGGATCTGCAGGTGGCGGCTTACCAGCGCGCGCTCAACGCTTTTTGA
- the fabG gene encoding 3-oxoacyl-[acyl-carrier-protein] reductase, whose protein sequence is MANATPLSGQVALVTGASRGIGAAIAKELAAAGATVVVNYASSPAAAEAVVGEISAAGGKAWAQQANVADEEQVEGLIKAVLEKEGRLDVLVNNAGITRDGLLMRMKSADWQSVIDLNLTGVFLCTRAVSRSMLKARSGRIINITSVVGLMGNPGQANYSAAKAGVIGLTRSSAAEFASRGVTVNAVAPGFIESDMTAELDKEPILKAIPLGRMGQPAEVASAVRFLAADPAAAYMTGQVLQVDGGMVMR, encoded by the coding sequence ATGGCCAACGCCACTCCCCTCAGCGGACAAGTTGCCCTGGTGACTGGCGCCAGCCGCGGCATCGGTGCCGCGATTGCCAAGGAGCTGGCCGCTGCCGGCGCCACGGTGGTGGTGAACTACGCCAGCTCCCCTGCGGCCGCGGAAGCCGTGGTGGGTGAGATCAGTGCCGCAGGCGGTAAAGCCTGGGCCCAGCAAGCCAACGTGGCGGATGAGGAACAGGTGGAAGGCCTGATCAAGGCGGTGCTGGAGAAAGAAGGCCGGCTGGATGTGCTGGTGAACAACGCCGGCATCACCCGCGACGGCCTGCTGATGCGTATGAAGAGCGCCGACTGGCAGAGCGTGATCGACCTCAACCTCACCGGCGTATTTCTTTGCACCCGCGCCGTGAGCCGCTCGATGCTCAAGGCGCGCAGCGGCCGCATCATCAATATCACCTCGGTGGTGGGCCTGATGGGCAACCCCGGCCAGGCCAACTACAGCGCCGCCAAAGCCGGCGTGATCGGCCTCACCCGCAGCAGCGCCGCCGAATTCGCCAGCCGCGGCGTCACCGTGAATGCGGTGGCGCCTGGCTTCATCGAGAGCGACATGACCGCCGAGCTCGACAAGGAGCCGATCCTGAAAGCGATCCCCCTGGGGCGCATGGGTCAGCCCGCTGAAGTGGCCAGCGCCGTGCGCTTTCTGGCCGCCGATCCCGCCGCCGCCTACATGACCGGCCAGGTGCTGCAGGTGGATGGCGGCATGGTGATGCGCTGA
- a CDS encoding LD-carboxypeptidase, with amino-acid sequence MSSWPAPLRRGDRVQLAAASSALQADALERLEGGIAVLESWGLQVDRHPQPLRRWGHLAGTDPERLSDLRSQAPLLACLRGGWGAARLLEQPGLFGPGSGGRWLLGYSDVTSLLWARQAAGFQGGIHGPMLTSLAAEPSWSQERLRHLLFGEPLPALAGTPWVSGVAEGPVLVGNLTVATHLLGTPHLPELRGAVLVLEDIGEAPYRLDRMLTHWRLCGALQQLAGIGFGSFSGCNNDDDANDSWRAVLQERTSDLGIPVLADLPVGHEPGNAALALGQRVRLDANRAELAVLQA; translated from the coding sequence ATGAGCAGCTGGCCGGCACCGCTGCGCCGCGGCGATCGGGTGCAGCTCGCAGCCGCCAGTTCAGCGCTCCAGGCCGATGCCCTCGAGCGACTGGAGGGCGGCATCGCTGTGCTCGAGAGCTGGGGCCTGCAGGTGGATCGCCACCCGCAGCCCCTGCGGCGCTGGGGCCATCTGGCCGGCACCGACCCTGAACGCCTTAGCGACCTACGGAGCCAGGCCCCCCTGCTGGCCTGCCTGCGGGGCGGCTGGGGCGCCGCCCGCTTGCTGGAGCAGCCGGGCTTGTTCGGCCCGGGCAGCGGCGGGCGGTGGCTGCTCGGCTACTCGGATGTGACCTCGCTGCTCTGGGCCCGCCAGGCCGCCGGCTTCCAAGGCGGAATCCATGGGCCGATGCTCACCAGCCTGGCCGCCGAGCCCAGCTGGAGCCAGGAGCGCTTGCGCCACCTGCTGTTCGGCGAACCCCTGCCCGCCCTCGCCGGTACCCCCTGGGTGAGCGGCGTGGCCGAGGGCCCAGTGCTGGTGGGCAACCTCACCGTGGCCACCCATCTGCTCGGCACCCCGCACCTACCCGAGCTGCGGGGGGCGGTGCTGGTGCTGGAAGACATCGGCGAGGCCCCCTATCGCCTCGATCGAATGCTCACCCACTGGCGGCTCTGCGGAGCCTTGCAGCAGCTGGCCGGAATTGGCTTCGGCAGCTTCAGCGGCTGCAACAACGACGACGACGCGAACGACAGCTGGCGGGCGGTGCTGCAGGAGCGGACCAGCGATTTGGGCATTCCCGTGCTGGCGGATCTACCCGTCGGGCATGAGCCCGGCAATGCAGCTCTGGCGCTCGGACAGCGGGTGCGGCTGGATGCCAACCGCGCCGAGCTGGCGGTGCTTCAGGCCTAA
- the ispD gene encoding 2-C-methyl-D-erythritol 4-phosphate cytidylyltransferase: MHLLIACAGSGRRMGAERNKLLLEVAGRPVLAWTLEAALASASIRWIGIVGQPIDQADILAMVDAAQPHKPVVWIQGGDTRQDSVCNGLAALPDGASSVLIHDGARCLVEPGLIDRCAAAVEAGAAVIAAAPVTDTIKRVDGQGVIQDTPDRSQLWGAQTPQGFPVEQLRQAHARARAQGWSVTDDASLFERLGWPVVVMESSPANIKITTPFDLTIAEAVLAAR, from the coding sequence ATGCATTTGCTGATCGCCTGTGCCGGCAGCGGCCGCCGCATGGGGGCTGAGCGCAACAAGCTGCTGCTGGAGGTGGCGGGCCGGCCTGTGCTGGCCTGGACGCTCGAGGCCGCCCTGGCGTCCGCCTCGATCCGCTGGATCGGGATCGTGGGTCAGCCCATCGATCAGGCCGACATCCTGGCCATGGTGGACGCGGCCCAGCCCCACAAGCCGGTGGTCTGGATCCAGGGGGGAGACACCCGCCAGGATTCCGTGTGCAACGGTCTGGCGGCCCTGCCGGATGGTGCCAGCTCCGTGCTGATTCACGACGGCGCCCGTTGCCTGGTGGAGCCGGGCTTGATCGATCGTTGTGCGGCGGCGGTGGAGGCCGGAGCAGCGGTGATTGCGGCGGCGCCCGTGACCGACACGATCAAGCGTGTGGATGGCCAGGGGGTGATTCAAGACACCCCGGATCGCTCCCAGCTCTGGGGTGCCCAGACTCCCCAGGGCTTCCCGGTGGAGCAGCTGCGTCAGGCCCACGCCCGAGCCCGCGCTCAGGGCTGGAGCGTCACCGATGACGCCTCGTTGTTTGAGCGGCTGGGCTGGCCTGTTGTGGTGATGGAGTCGTCGCCGGCGAACATCAAGATCACCACCCCCTTTGATCTCACGATCGCTGAGGCGGTGTTGGCGGCGCGTTAG
- a CDS encoding TrkA family potassium uptake protein gives MKRPRRPIRRRPGLRGALARQPWAGPLLALALVVNGGALGYRLTEGWDWGDCYWMVLITLSTLGFSDEHTPLIHTGGRIVTALLLVGGLVVVQQTIQKLLELTNSGYFRRLRERRYRQQLKRTMNQHVILCGYGRIGREIAEQLSGEGVPLLVVENDPDRIEEAQQRGLTVLQGDATLDETLEESGIHHCRALVAALPSNAANLYVILSARGLAPRTRLIARADSEEAEGKLRLAGADQVVSPYVAGGRTMAATALRPLAVTFMELLAGSDCEVEEFQLSDDPGHLGDLNGASLAELQLGRRSGALVLAIRNPQARSNSASSSELLLANPGGDVRLAPGQLLVVMGSKQQLQRFGDLLGSALEGVASMPA, from the coding sequence ATGAAACGCCCGCGCCGGCCGATCCGTCGCCGGCCAGGCCTGCGCGGTGCACTCGCCAGACAACCCTGGGCGGGCCCCCTGCTGGCCCTTGCCCTGGTGGTGAACGGCGGCGCCCTCGGCTACCGCCTCACCGAAGGCTGGGATTGGGGCGATTGCTATTGGATGGTGCTGATCACCCTCAGCACCCTTGGCTTCAGCGATGAACACACCCCCCTGATCCACACCGGCGGCCGGATCGTGACGGCCCTGCTGCTGGTGGGTGGCTTGGTGGTGGTGCAGCAAACCATTCAGAAACTGCTGGAATTAACCAACTCCGGCTATTTCCGGCGGCTGCGCGAACGGCGCTACCGCCAACAGCTCAAGCGCACGATGAATCAGCACGTGATCCTCTGCGGCTACGGCCGGATCGGGCGCGAGATCGCCGAACAGCTCAGCGGCGAAGGCGTGCCACTGCTGGTGGTGGAAAACGATCCCGATCGGATCGAAGAAGCCCAACAACGCGGGCTGACCGTGCTGCAGGGCGACGCCACCCTCGATGAAACCCTCGAAGAGTCGGGGATTCACCACTGCCGGGCCCTGGTGGCTGCCCTCCCCAGCAATGCCGCCAACCTCTACGTGATCCTCAGCGCCCGTGGCCTGGCGCCCCGCACCCGCCTGATTGCCCGGGCCGATAGCGAAGAGGCCGAAGGCAAGCTGCGCCTGGCTGGGGCCGATCAGGTGGTGAGCCCCTATGTGGCCGGCGGCCGCACCATGGCCGCCACGGCCCTTCGCCCCCTGGCGGTGACCTTTATGGAACTGCTGGCCGGCAGCGATTGCGAGGTGGAGGAGTTCCAACTCAGTGATGACCCCGGCCACCTGGGGGACCTCAACGGCGCCAGCCTGGCGGAACTGCAGCTGGGCCGCCGCAGCGGCGCTCTGGTGCTGGCGATCCGCAATCCCCAGGCCCGCTCCAACAGCGCCAGCAGCTCTGAACTACTGCTCGCCAACCCCGGGGGCGATGTCCGCCTGGCACCGGGCCAACTGCTGGTGGTGATGGGCAGCAAGCAGCAGCTGCAGCGCTTCGGCGACCTGCTGGGCAGCGCCCTCGAGGGTGTCGCGAGCATGCCGGCCTGA
- the groL gene encoding chaperonin GroEL (60 kDa chaperone family; promotes refolding of misfolded polypeptides especially under stressful conditions; forms two stacked rings of heptamers to form a barrel-shaped 14mer; ends can be capped by GroES; misfolded proteins enter the barrel where they are refolded when GroES binds) yields the protein MAKLLSFSDASRASLERGVNALADAVKVTIGPKGRNVVLEKKFGAPDVVNDGVTIAKEIELEDPFENLGAKLLLQVATKTKDKAGDGTTTATVLAQAMAREGLRNVAAGASPVLLRRGMEKAVAQVVKGIEGRSRAVAGDAIRQVATVSSGGDEEVGRMVGEAMDKVSADGVITVEESKSLATELEITEGMAFDRGYSSPYFVTDGDRRVCEFEGALLLITDRKISAINDLVPVLEAVSKAGKPLVILAEEVDGEALATLVVNKNRGVLQVAAVRAPGFGDRRKAMLQDIAILTGATLVSEDRAMTLDKVTLEDLGTVRRITISKDETTIVATGDHQAAVSDRVAAIKRELDNTDSEYDREKLSERVAKLAGGVAVIKVGAPTETELRNRKLRIEDALNATRAAVEEGIVAGGGSTLVQLADELNSLASGLGGDERTGVEIVQRALAAPLHQIAANAGYDANVVADEVRRSGKGFNAATGTYEDLLAAGILDAAKVVRLALQDAVSIAGLLLTTEAVIADKPEPPAPPAPGGDMGGMGGMGGMGGMGMPGMM from the coding sequence ATGGCCAAGCTGCTCTCCTTCTCTGATGCTTCCCGCGCCTCCCTGGAGCGCGGCGTAAATGCCCTGGCCGATGCGGTGAAGGTCACCATCGGTCCGAAGGGCCGCAACGTGGTGCTCGAGAAGAAGTTCGGCGCCCCCGATGTGGTGAACGACGGCGTCACCATCGCCAAGGAGATCGAACTCGAAGATCCGTTCGAGAACCTCGGCGCCAAGCTGCTGCTGCAGGTGGCCACGAAAACCAAGGACAAGGCCGGCGACGGCACCACCACCGCCACGGTGCTGGCCCAGGCCATGGCCCGCGAAGGCCTGCGCAACGTGGCCGCTGGCGCCAGCCCCGTGCTGCTGCGCCGCGGCATGGAGAAGGCCGTGGCCCAAGTGGTGAAGGGCATCGAAGGCCGCTCCCGCGCCGTGGCCGGCGATGCCATCCGCCAGGTGGCCACCGTGAGCTCCGGCGGCGATGAGGAAGTGGGCCGCATGGTGGGTGAGGCCATGGACAAGGTGAGCGCCGATGGCGTGATCACCGTGGAGGAGAGCAAGAGCCTGGCCACTGAGCTCGAGATCACCGAAGGCATGGCCTTCGACCGCGGCTACAGCTCCCCCTATTTCGTGACCGACGGCGATCGCCGTGTGTGTGAGTTCGAGGGCGCCCTGCTGCTGATCACCGACCGCAAGATCAGCGCCATCAACGATCTGGTGCCGGTGCTGGAGGCCGTGTCGAAGGCCGGCAAGCCCCTGGTGATCCTGGCGGAGGAAGTGGATGGGGAAGCCCTCGCCACCCTGGTGGTGAACAAGAACCGCGGCGTGCTGCAGGTGGCCGCCGTGCGCGCGCCTGGCTTCGGCGATCGCCGCAAAGCGATGCTCCAAGACATCGCCATCCTCACCGGCGCCACCTTGGTGAGCGAAGACCGGGCGATGACCCTCGACAAGGTGACCCTGGAGGATCTGGGCACGGTGCGCCGGATCACGATCAGCAAGGACGAGACCACGATCGTGGCCACCGGCGATCACCAGGCTGCCGTGAGCGATCGCGTGGCCGCCATCAAGCGCGAACTCGACAACACCGACTCGGAGTACGACCGCGAGAAGCTGAGCGAGCGTGTGGCCAAGCTGGCCGGCGGCGTGGCCGTGATCAAGGTGGGTGCCCCCACCGAAACCGAGCTGCGCAACCGCAAGCTGCGCATTGAGGACGCCCTCAATGCCACCCGCGCCGCCGTGGAGGAGGGCATCGTGGCCGGCGGCGGCAGCACCCTGGTGCAACTGGCCGATGAGCTCAACAGCCTGGCCTCTGGCTTGGGCGGCGACGAGCGCACCGGGGTGGAGATCGTGCAGCGCGCCCTCGCGGCACCGCTGCACCAGATCGCGGCGAATGCCGGCTACGACGCCAACGTGGTGGCTGACGAAGTGCGCCGCAGCGGCAAGGGCTTCAACGCCGCCACCGGAACCTACGAAGACCTGCTCGCCGCCGGCATCCTCGATGCCGCGAAGGTGGTGCGCCTGGCCCTGCAGGATGCCGTATCGATCGCCGGCCTGCTGCTCACCACGGAAGCCGTGATTGCCGACAAGCCCGAGCCCCCCGCTCCCCCTGCCCCCGGTGGCGACATGGGTGGCATGGGTGGCATGGGCGGCATGGGCGGCATGGGCATGCCCGGCATGATGTGA
- a CDS encoding ABC transporter permease codes for MTSAAPSLLNAAAGTPPQRSATAELLQETLALTRRLFLQLARRPSTLVAGVLQPLIWLVLFGALFANAPEGLLPDGMSYGRFLGAGVIVFTAFSAALNAGLPVMFDREFGFLNRLLVAPLRSRSSIVLASVLYITALSLVQSVAIMATAWALGYGWPGGAGLLLVLVTLLLLVFAVTGLSLGLAFALPGHIELIAVIFVANLPLLFASTALAPISFMPAWLGWLAALNPLTFAIEPIRAAYAGQFSLSAVVLEAPYGQLSAAACLGILAALALGLFLLIRPLLDRKLA; via the coding sequence ATGACCAGCGCCGCTCCTTCTCTGCTCAACGCTGCGGCGGGTACCCCCCCTCAGCGCTCTGCCACGGCGGAGCTGCTGCAGGAAACCCTGGCTCTCACGCGCCGCTTGTTTCTGCAGCTGGCCCGCCGCCCTTCCACCCTGGTGGCCGGCGTGCTTCAGCCGCTGATCTGGTTGGTGCTCTTCGGGGCTCTGTTCGCCAACGCCCCGGAGGGGCTGTTGCCCGATGGCATGAGCTACGGCCGTTTCCTCGGTGCCGGTGTGATCGTGTTCACCGCCTTCAGCGCGGCCTTGAATGCGGGCTTGCCGGTGATGTTTGATCGCGAATTCGGCTTCCTCAATCGCTTGCTGGTGGCGCCACTGCGCTCCCGCAGCTCGATCGTGCTGGCCTCGGTGCTTTACATCACCGCTCTGAGCCTGGTGCAGAGCGTGGCGATCATGGCCACTGCCTGGGCCTTGGGGTATGGCTGGCCAGGCGGAGCCGGGCTGCTGCTGGTGCTGGTCACCCTGCTGCTGCTGGTGTTTGCCGTTACGGGGTTGAGCCTGGGGTTGGCCTTCGCGCTACCAGGCCACATCGAGCTGATCGCTGTGATTTTTGTGGCCAACCTGCCGCTGCTGTTCGCGAGCACCGCCTTGGCTCCGATTTCGTTCATGCCCGCCTGGTTGGGCTGGCTCGCGGCCCTGAATCCCCTTACCTTCGCGATTGAACCGATTCGCGCGGCCTACGCCGGCCAGTTCTCCCTGTCTGCTGTGGTGTTGGAGGCCCCTTATGGCCAACTCAGCGCGGCGGCTTGCCTGGGGATCCTTGCCGCTTTGGCCCTGGGTTTGTTCCTGTTGATCCGCCCGTTGCTGGATCGCAAACTCGCCTGA
- a CDS encoding 4-hydroxybenzoate polyprenyltransferase, producing the protein MAPLQTWLALLRWDKPSGRLILLIPAGWSLWLLPQAPPPAVLVGWIVLGGLAVSGAGCVANDLWDRRIDPQVERTRERPLASGRISVAAALLLLAICLLAALAVVLWGLPASSRGLCLGLAIAALPPVLLYPSAKRWFGYPQAVLALCWGFAVLIPWAAGSSSLQGGWPLAALWLATCLWTFGFDTVYAMADRDDDARLGVRSSALSLGDQAPMVVGWCYGAAALLVAWAAAMQGVHGGFWLLWLVSAGGWWREAQLLQRPNLPRSSFGVHFRHQVLLGALLLLALVVGRSGGLTP; encoded by the coding sequence TTGGCACCGCTGCAGACCTGGTTGGCGCTGCTGCGCTGGGATAAACCAAGCGGCCGATTGATTCTGCTGATCCCGGCCGGCTGGAGCCTCTGGCTCTTACCGCAGGCGCCGCCGCCGGCGGTGCTGGTGGGCTGGATTGTGCTCGGCGGTTTAGCCGTGAGCGGCGCGGGCTGCGTCGCCAACGACCTCTGGGACCGGCGCATTGATCCCCAGGTGGAGCGCACCCGCGAACGCCCCCTAGCTAGCGGCCGCATCAGCGTGGCAGCGGCGCTGCTGCTGCTGGCCATCTGCCTGCTGGCGGCCCTGGCGGTGGTGCTCTGGGGGTTACCTGCCTCGAGCCGCGGCCTTTGCCTGGGCCTGGCGATCGCAGCCCTGCCGCCTGTTCTGCTCTACCCCTCCGCCAAGCGCTGGTTTGGCTACCCGCAAGCGGTGCTTGCCCTGTGCTGGGGGTTCGCGGTGCTGATCCCCTGGGCCGCCGGCAGCAGCAGCCTGCAAGGGGGCTGGCCCCTAGCCGCCCTGTGGCTGGCCACCTGCCTGTGGACCTTCGGCTTCGACACCGTGTATGCGATGGCCGACCGCGACGACGATGCGCGGCTGGGGGTGCGCAGCTCGGCCCTGAGCCTCGGCGATCAGGCGCCCATGGTGGTGGGTTGGTGCTACGGCGCCGCAGCCCTTCTGGTGGCCTGGGCCGCTGCCATGCAGGGCGTGCATGGAGGCTTCTGGCTGCTCTGGCTGGTGAGCGCCGGCGGCTGGTGGCGCGAGGCTCAGCTGCTGCAGCGGCCCAATCTGCCGCGCTCCTCCTTCGGGGTGCACTTCCGCCATCAGGTGTTGCTGGGGGCTCTGCTGCTGCTCGCCCTGGTGGTGGGCCGCAGCGGAGGGCTCACGCCATGA